One region of Corvus moneduloides isolate bCorMon1 chromosome 1, bCorMon1.pri, whole genome shotgun sequence genomic DNA includes:
- the IL6 gene encoding LOW QUALITY PROTEIN: interleukin-6 (The sequence of the model RefSeq protein was modified relative to this genomic sequence to represent the inferred CDS: deleted 1 base in 1 codon), with the protein MKFPRDCGCDRARAGRRRPPALRAALLPPPLLLLLLVPRAAAAPLPSADSSGEAELDEAAARRAPLPQSLLLARLLHARAAQLQDEVGTAHRGLAHAHTPGPAAAASCQGATKPLRVSPQVCEKFTICPNSMEMLLHNNLSLPKVTKEDGCLLAGFDEDKCLRTISSGLYTFQTYLKYVQETFISENQNVESLSYSTERLARTIRQMVINPEEVIIPDAATQESLHTKLKSIRAWTEKITIQLILRDFTSFMEKTVRAVRYLQNTRSFRA; encoded by the exons ATGAAGTTTCCCCGGGACTGTGGCTGCGACCGTGCCCGCGCCGGCCGCCGCCGGCCGCCCGCCCTCCGCGccgcgctgctgccgccgccgctgctgctgctgctgctggtgccgcgggccgccgccgccccgctgCCCAGCGCAGACTCCTCGGGGGAGGCCGAGCTGGAcgaggcggcggcgcggcgggcgccgctgccccagagcctgctgCTGGCTCGGCTGCTGCACGCCCGGGCGGCACAGCTGCAGGACGAGGTGGGTACGGCC CACCGCGGGCTCGCACACGCTCACacgcccggcccggccgcggctGCCTCCTGCCAAGGTGCGACCAAACCTCTCCGTGTCTCTCCCCAGGTGTGCGAGAAGTTCACCATCTGCCCGAACAGCATGGAAATGCTCCTCCACAACAACCTCAGCCTCCCCAAGGTGACGAAGGAAGATGGGTGTCTGCTCGCCGGCTTCGATGAG GATAAATGCTTGAGAACAATCTCCAGCGGACTTTATACATTTCAGACATACCTCAAATACGTACAAGAAACTTTTATTAGTGAAAACCAAAATGTTGAATCGCTATCCTATAGTACAGAGCGCCTGGCACGTACCATAAGGCAGATG GTGATCAATCCCGAAGAAGTGATCATCCCAGATGCAGCTACCCAGGAATCCCTTCACACAAAGCTGAAGTCCATTAGGGCCTGGACAGAGAAAATCACCATCCAGCTCATCCTCCGAGATTTTACTTCATTTATGGAGAAGACAGTGAGGGCTGTGCGCTATTTGCAAAACACCAGGAGTTTCCGTGCTTGA